The nucleotide window TACGACTTGTCCACGTAATTGATATGATCCCGTATCTGAAAACCAAACGTCAGTTGTTGTTAATTTCTGTTTCACTTTAGTACGAAGTTACAAAAAAAGGAAGTCAAATTCAAATCATGAATATTTTAGAGTAGGTATACAGTAGTATACACATCTTCTATAAACTCTGGAAATAAGTACTGTAAGgcttagtaaattaaataaattaataatccatactttcatactaatattataaatgcgcgtaaaagtgtgtctgtctgtttattACCTCTTGACgcaaaccgctgaaccgatttggactaaatttggtatggatatagtttgggccccgagaaagggttagtttttttcaatcatcgtcatcatcctACGCAGACgatgtcgcgggcagaagctagtaattaataaatatcttggacacggcgcgtatagtacctaCGTCGATTCCTCTCACTGCGGccttgaccaccggcagcttggaccttgccccgctgctggcggcattctaggttagtttttttttaataatatgtttctatatttttgattgttttgtgctttttttttacattctacttatgaaaatgaaaatgaaaatgaaaatgaaaaattgtTTATTAAGGGTTACAATTTCCATTACAATAGTAATAAGGTTGGAACCTTcttttaagtataaaatatacTTGTGGCAGAAGGCCCCGCTCTTCCATAATTTGAGAGGGTACAATccataatataatttagtatgtTACAACAAAGTATGTTACTTATAATTACTATAAGACATGCTATAAAATTATTTCGAacttaatatacttaataatattacatatttaactaACTTAACCTAATTTATAGCTAGCGCGCGCGTGTATGTATgcgtgagtgtgtgtgtgtgtgtgtgtgtgtgtgtgtgtgtgtgtgtgtgtgtgtgtgtgtgtgtgtgtgtgtgtgtgtgtgtgtgtgtgtgtgtgtgtgtatgtgtgtttgtgtgtatatatttatattctcTATTTATCATACGATGGCTTCCAATTCGTTATAGTGTAGGGTTTTTAACCATTCTATGACCTTTATCTTACATTCATGCATTTGTAGAGGATATATATCTAGTCGTTCGTTAATAGAATTATATAATTTAGGTGATTGATAGTGAAACTGTCTTTTTGCGAATTTTGAGTTTAATGCTGGCACTAGTGCAGCTTTAGGTTTTCGCCTTCTAATCCTAGAGGTAGTTATGTACTTAATTGACACATGCAGTTTTGTAATACATCTCAATACATATAGTTTCCTTATAGATAGTAAGTTACATTCTTTATATAAGTCATCAGTAGGGTATCTATAGGGCTTAGAAAACATAACTTTTAGCAAACACCTTTGTGCTCTTTCAACTTCCAGAAACTTGGTTTTATTGGCTCCGCCCCAAATTGGAATACAGTATGTCATGATGGACTGGGCAAGTGCCGTGTATATCTGAGTGAGAAGTTCTGTAGTAGCGGCATGCTTTAGAGTTTTGAATAACCATATGAGCTTTCGGACTCGACCATTTAGATAATCTATGTGTCTGTGCCATGAGAGACGCTGGTCTAGAATAACCCCCAGATACTTGCCCGATGGAACCTTTTCAATAGTTTGGCAGTGGCAGATGCGTGTGTCGACTAGGTCACAtacatgtatttttattgtaaggtCATGTGGTGGTTGCGTGTTCTCGTACTTCGAAAAACATATATAAGTAGTTAGTCTTAGTGCTATTGAGTGTCAGCAGATTACAATTCAGCCATGAAGCTATTCTGTGCAGTCCGTTATTAGCTTTTTCATACACATCGTCCCATGAGCTCCCGTTGAAAACTACCACTGTGTCATCGGCGTACGAGAACACGCATCCGCCGTCAACCTTGAGGTTTGTGAGGTCATTAATATATGTAAGGAAGAGTGTGGGGCCTAGGACGCTTCCCTGGGGGACGCCATAGGCAATGTGGCTCTCCTCACTCAAAAACGTACcaatttttaccctttgggaacgGCCTTGTACATAACTTTTGAATAGATCTAGCGGCTTTCCCCGAATACCTATTTTTTCCAGTTTATTTACGAGTATTTCTTACTACGAGtacttatatattcatattgtaaaaaacctaaaagctaagacacaaatcgacctagtccaaTAGAAAGCTAAATACAGCTTGTATTGTGAGCACTAAATGaagatataattatacaatagatagaataatataaaacattcaTAACTCCGGATCATATATCTGTGATAAACACGGAAATAAATacctttaccaggattcgagCTCGAAAATTCCTGTTTCATTGacggggtcactaccgactgggCTAGGAgccagtttaaaattaaaatattttgggaTTAGAATAAACTGGTTAAGATTATTAttccacaaaattatttttacacacatGGAAAAGATTAAATTTACTGATCAATATATCAACCTCCTAACAGGATAAAgaggcaatctttttttataaGGTACACTAAAGAGACaactttcaaaacattattacaatagTAAACAGTAGTATACATAAgaggtaggtttttttataaaattgcccTTCAAAACAAGCACAGAAATAGACAAGCTGTTTTAGCTGCTTCTAttagactaataataataatatatctgccggaaataaaattgcatatcATTTTATTAGGCAGTCGTCCGTTTTATACCATTTATATCCCTTAGCCCAGTACTTAGTCCATGGCTTGCACGCATTAGCCTAGTTAATTTTAcataccatcaactctcaatagtccttacaccctggcggatgGTGCCCCTGCATGCGTCCCATAacgcgggcaagggcagcatccgctcggtttaTCCCCTACATTTcattaagtgtcaaaagggactcACGTGTTGCctacggctccgcgcacgcctcccaaaggtccggaacaccatcgTTCCGTGATGGAAAAGATATACAAGAAGCGGTCTTCAGATTCCTATGGCCCATGAAGGGTCACATGTGTGCATCGAAAACCCCTGGAATGCAGAATGAAATTATtagtacatttataaaatatgaTATAAGATTAATGTGCATTACTTCTAATGTACAATGTatgtataactatttttttgaGAAGAGCCCTGCTAAGTATTTACTGAAATACTGGTTAAGTACTACTTAGCATcaattatgtatatatgtaaactTCTTTTAGAATTGGGTAGATACGTaattattgtatgtaggtaagaTTATCTACATATAAGGAACACTGTGGTATAGATAGAGTGGGGGCTAGAACAACCTtaactgtaaatgttttatgtatttatttattttaacatttcaatCAGGTAAGAAGACCCatatattacaaatacaatTTGACTGGACAATTCTTCCTTTTAAACcctagattttttttaacaatatgtatcagtattttttataaattcataCAAATTTATTGGTATATTAAGTAGTGTGTGCCAGGTACTCACAGTATTATTTTATCTGATATgaggttattataaataatgtaaacaaagtTCACTTACCCGGCTTTAATGATAGCCCATACTGATAATGAGTTTGTAAATACCACGCTTCATATTTCCATACTGAGGTGGAAATATGCAGCGTGGTATTTACAAACTCCGCGTCCAGAACATTCACTTAGCGGAATTTTTCTCGCATTAGGCACCTATACAAGCGGCTTGTTGCCGGGTTTCTTCAGCCAGGTTCTCTTGCGACAGAAACATCTTTGTAATAGTTCACAAACAAACAGTACAATTTCACGCAGCACGACACAatcaactataataataatatacacgAAGGGCATGATACCCTATTATGACAATGAAATTGCCAGGTCATGAAATTGAAAAAACAGGAGCACTGCTTTGAAACTGCGAGTTGATCGAGCATAATCCCCAAATATCTATTTATTGATCCCGCTGCAGTGCTCAAAAACCGAGGacattcaaaatatttgcaaaacAATGCGCGGATTCACTGCCACAAAAACGGGATAAAAAGCTGAAAGCCGAGTTATCTGGCAGCACTATGGTAAACGAAAGAACAACGTTAGCTCTTGAGGTATTAACGtgtgttttgacagttctttacGAATTTCGTGCTGTCAAAAACTCCGAAAATTCCGTTTCGCGGTAGGTCTATGGAACGATATTCGATCCATAATCGTCTTTCGAACGGGCCGTTCGATGACGGCTGTCTTCGCGGTTGCAAACCGTGTTTTATCTGTCAGaattgcccgcaattgacgattttcggtattggcggtagcccccCTGTTCTTGCGTGTAGCCGGCGAACCAAAACTCGATTTCGATAAATTTCAAACACTTTTTATGACGTCGTTAATAACCGATAAAATTCTTTTAGCATCCCTAGCCCAGCCTAAAAAATGCTTTAATGTCAAATAAACGTCACGTCattgacatttaattttaatacgaTACGGCGGTGTTGTTTGCCATGAACCGCGCGTGatgttttctttattttgaatgtaaaTTTGTAATGGAGGCGCTGACCCCGTGTAGCTGCTGTCTGGTGCGTCCCGCGTGTCGTGCCATCTATACCCATCTAAGTATAATACACTTGCCTGAATCCAATCGGGTATAGATTCGCTTGGGCGACAAAATATCATATGATGAGTACACATAACACCAGGCTACACGAGAGTAGGAGAAGGGGTCACCAACGACCACACTGTTACATGTACAAGTACATTTACTTCCGAGTTGGCATCGCATGTTTCGTATCAATATGAGAGTGCAGTCTACTGGCCTTATCCAGAGTGACTCTCCCGTCCTGTACGATCGGTTCGCCTCCAGACTAGGTACTACCATCTAGTACCCTGGTGTCCTACACACCACCTGGACGAGGGGGCGGTGCCCCCTCGGGATCCTCCATATGCCTGCCCCCTAGATCCGGCCCTTATACTCCAACTCATAACCGACCGTACTACATGCGTTATTGCCTGTGTGCTTCCGATACACACTCCGGAAAGCCCCGCCCGGGCTTCCCAGTCCAATATCGAGATTGGACTATGTCTTAGTGAAACTACGTTAACCAAGGACCGTTGGTTAACCCCTTGTTCCACTCCCATGTAGCTAGGATGTCGATTATACAAGCATAAATATGTGTGTAAACACTCACCGGGGCAGGCTCCCGTTACCGCGTGGAGGCGCACCATGCACCGACTCAGTACACCCAGCGCCGTCCTACGCTTCCTGCACGTACCTTCAATTCTTCTCTAATGGCGCCATCGTGCTTTTCCCGCCATCGGAACTGTCAGCTGTCAGTGTGGCAGTGTTGCCACATGACAAAGTAGTCCTGGTTGATACCACTTACCAACTTACATCGCGCTTGGCGCGACACTCCGGACAACAATGAAGGTTAATGCAGCAGGGCGAGCAGGTGTCGCGTCCACTCCAGGATTTTATCCCTGGCACGAATGGCTGCGATCCGCTTGCTTCTGCCAACGCCTCTTTCCTCTGGCTGTTCCTCTGGTGGTGGGACTTCATTGTGACTGGTCATGTCACACTCTGCCAGATCATCCGCGTCGACCTCCGGTTGTTCAACGAGCACAGGTACGTGATGATCATTCACTCTGTTTGGAACTCCCAACTCCCTGCTGTCCTCTCCAATCTCAGCCGAACCTCCCGCTACAGGTTCTACCTCAGGCGTCTCGTCATCTACCTCCAGAGGGTAGAGATGGCCAATGGAACGTGTTAAAGTAGAATCGTCAACCTTGACCCTCGCTACTCTACATTCACCATCACTTCCCTTGATCAGCTCGTGGATCTTCCCCACTTTCCAGAGGTTTCTGTTCTTGAGATCCGATTTAACCTGTACAACGTCGCCTACTTGTGGTGATCGATAAGATTTAACTCTAGGCTGCTTGGGTGAGTTGTTGTACCTCTCTCTCAGACTAGCAAGATACTGCATGACGAACATTCTCTTAAATTCTGCTAGAATATTGTATCCTCTCTTCCAGCTCTCAAACAGGTCACTCTTTGTAACAGTGTTACAAGTCGGAATATCAGCAGCAGATGGTCTCATAGTCAAACATTGTCCTAGGCTTAAGAAATCTGCCGGGCAGAGAACATGTTCCACATCTGTACCGACTCTGGTCAGTGGTCTTGAATTCAGCACTGTTTCCACTTCCTTTATCACCGTCAGTAACCTGGTATCATTGAGAAGGTGTTTTTCTAGGGTTCTTTTAAGACAATGCTTCACCAAGGCCACAAGCCGCTCGTAAAACCCTCCATGCCACGGTGCTAGTTGACATATGAATTTCCACTGTATGTCATTCTTAACGCAGTATGGCTGTTGTACCATTGCAGCGACCAACTTAAAACAAGTCGCATTATCTGAGTACATCCGTTGTGGTTTGTTTCTACCAGCTATAAACCGTCGCAATGCTAGGAGACATTCTTCAGCCGAGAGGTCCTTCACGATCTCGAGATGTATCGCTCTTACTGTCAAACAAGTGAATAAGGCTACCCAACGTTTCTCTTTACCAGTCTGGGTACTGACAAATAACGGTCCTAGATAATCAACACCAGTGTAAGTAAAGGGTCTGTTGTAATTTACTCGTTCTGGAGGCAGCGCCGGTGTGGCTGGTAAACGATACGGACCGCCGCCGTGTTTGACACACTGGGTACATCGCTTTAACACCTTCATCACCTGGGCTTTCCCTTGGGGTATCCAATACCGTTCCCTGATGATACTCAATGTATGTGGAGCACCAACGTGGTAGTTACTCTCATGAGTCTCCTTTATGATTCTGTCAGTGAACTCTGAATTCTTTGGCAATAGTATCGGATACTTCATGTCATAGCTCCAGGTGGTGTTTGCCATACGCCCACGGCACCTAAGAAGGCCGTCCACATCAACAAAGAGATCTAGGTTTCGTGCTAAATGAGTCCTTTTACCATCTAGTTCTTCTTGGAAGTGCTTTCTTTGTAGATCTTTTATCTCGGACACTATTTTGGCAACAATGGTCTGCTGCTGGATGTCTCCTTCGCTATGATTTTCAGGATTGTCAAGTTCCATGTTTCCATCAGTAGGATATTCACCACTCTCTGTAGGCATGCTTAAATCCTGGGTATCCATTAGTTCAACGGGATCACTGGGACTTCCTTGCTCTAGGTCCTCACTCTGGTCAGCGTCATCACCAATGGGTACTACCTGTGTCGGCTCACCTGGGTCGTCACCCAGGACCTCCCCAACAGAaagaaggttctgatgtgcctCATAGAGTCTATTTTGGGGCCAGCATGATTCTTCCTTGGCAAGAAACTGCGGTCCGTTAAACCAAAGTTGCCTTTTCTCTCCAAACAGCTCGGGACGCGTAGCAATATCAGCAGGATTTGCTTTTGTGTGGACGTAGAACATCTCTGTGTTAGGATGGTCACGCTTGATTTCGTTTACCCTGTTGGCAACAAAGGGTGGGAGCAGTTTGTTTGACCTCATCCAACTAAGTACAACCAAACTATCTGACCACAAATATTCTTTCTCAATGTCAAGATCAAGGTTGTTCCTTACATATTTCAGGAGTCTGCTTCCAATCAGAAATCCTAGTAATTCTAATTTGGGAATTTTTAATTCATCCTTGTCTTTGGTCTGTGACACGTGTGATTTTGCCATCAAAAGCGAGACTGATTTTCCTTGTCCATCTTCAATCACTTTAAGGTAGATAACGGCAGCATATGCGTCTTTGGAGGCATCTGTGAAGCAGTGCAAGTGATATTTAAGATCACTCCTTGAGATATCTGTCCCGATATACCTAGGCACCTCTGTGTCCACTATGGATTTCAGACCTTCCATGACTTTCTTCACAGACTGTGTCATCTCCGTAGGTAGTTCTGTATCCCATTTACATTTCTTTTCACAGATATTCTGGAAGATCAGCTTCATTGACAACATTAATGGGCATACAAAACCACATGGGTCATACACACGTGCTAGAGCCCGAAGAACTTTTCTTTTTGTGTCAATAGGAGGATTTGTGCTGAAGTGGTTCTCAGTCAAATTCAGTTTCAGCGTATCTTCTTCGACATTCCACATAAGTCCAAGCACTTTGACCTGTCCATGTTTGACTGACCTATGACATTCTGGTATCATGTCCATAAAGCTCTGGTTGTTTGAGATCCAGTCCCTCATATTCATAGACAGCTGTTCAAACACTGTTCTGGTTTGCTCATAGATCTGCTTAGCCTCCTGCAGGCCATCGGCTCCAGTCACTAGGTTATCCACATAGCATTTGTCAGCGACTTGTTTCAGCAAGGCCTTGTTTGACTGGCTTATGTAATGTCGGATTGTTGCTGTCAGTAAGAATGGACTCGCGACAACTCCGAATGGTACTCTGCAGAACCTCAGATATAGCAGGTTATCCTCCGTCGCTTCCTTGGTTGTGTCCTTTAACCAGAGGAATCTTGTGACATCGCGATCATCCTCTTGAAGTGCTACTTGTAGGAACGCCTTTTCTACATCAGCCAGTATGCCATACCTCTTCGTGCGGAACTTCAAAAGTAACTCCGTTAGGTCTTCTAACATAGAAGGTCCGCTGTAAAGGCACTCATTGAGGCTTTTCTGTCCAGTACTTTTGGCACTAGCGTCGTATACTATCCTCCCCTTGCCGCCGCCATCTTGTTTCACCATATGGTGGGCGAGGTAGTGAATTGGGTGGTCCCCGTTCAAGTCTGACCCTCTAGTAACGACTTCTATAATTCCGAGGTCAAGTTGTTCCTTCAAGATCAAGTCATATTCCTTAATCAACTGCAAGTCTAGTCTTTTCAGGTTACTCTTCAGTCGACCTAAGGCCAACCCAAAATTTGATGGCAAATCTGGTGGGTACTCAATCCAGGGCCATTTCACTAAGTACCGGCCTTCCTGATGTTGCGCTGTCTCATTGAAGTGACGAACTGCTTCTTCTTGTCTCGTAGCTTTTGGAGAGTCCGTAATCCCTAGGTTCTCTAATGACCATAAGAACCTTACATCTATGTTTCTTAAAGGCAGATCTGGCTCGCTGAAATATGGGCAGCTAGGAGTATGACATTGACAGTATGTGACCACTGAGAGTACTCCGCTTCTTTCTTCAGGAGCAAGCTTCCCTGAAGGCACCCATCCAAAATCCGTATCCAATAACCAAAAGTCTTCGGACACCTGGATCTTTCTTCCTGTGAGGATAGCGCCAAAGTAGTCATTCCCAATGAGCACATCAACAACCTCTCCAACTGTATCATCATCAGCAACAATGTCGACTCCAGGATACTTGAAGGATGTCACCGGAACCCTGTCTGTAATTCTTGGTACGACGTTCACAGTAAACTGCCTGGTAACATCACGTTTTGTCTGGATGTCAACCGTTGTTGAGGGGGTCGATGTCTCCATAGGTTCAGAAGCTCCGAAGGTAAAAATTAGTAGAAGGTCTTCCTGAAGGGTAGGCAGGCCTAACTTTTTTGCAGCTGCCAGAGTAATGTAACTCCGCTGACTACCGCAGTCTATGAAGATCCTGCCTTTGTTGCTTTTCTTAGTTAGAGGGTTTTGAAGAGTTGCCACTGCGGTCTGTAAAAGGGTATGTTTGTTAGAAGTAGCGCACAAGGATTTTAAAGAGAATTTCTCTAAAATGTCACGTTGCTCACCATCTGAGGCCGGATTGGGACAGAATATGAGTAGATGGTCCCCTTTACAGCGGAAACAAGCAATCTTGCGCTTGCAGGATGATGTCACATGATTGCGTCGGAGGCAGTGTAGACACCTTCCCATTACTTGCTTCTGTCGAGCTTCGACTGTACTGTACTTGCGACAGTCCCTGCTAGCATGTCCTTTCAGATTGCAGAACAAGCATGCTCTCTTAGCTCGCTTTGAAGGTGGTGCTCCAGCATTTCCAGCAAGTTTCCTCTTCCGGCCTGTCTGAGGCCTCACCTCTGTGCGGACTTGCAACGCCTCAGTTGTGCTACTGCCAGGCACGGCAATGTACTCTGTACTTGGTGCTGACTTCCATTGCCGTTATAATTCTATCTAGACTGTTTCTGATGGCCATCAAGTCAGTACCTTCACCGATGAGGTGGTGCTCACGTATAACCTGTTCAGGAAATTTTGACAGTACTAATGCCCTTAAATGGTTGCCTCCAACTGGTTCCCCGAGCTTCTCTAACACCCTGATATTCCGTTCAACACTGTCTAGGACACTCCGACAGCTGGCACTAGTATAGTCTGCCTTTTGGAGGTTGTTGAGGGCCGTATAATGTGCGTCAATCAGAGTGTTAGTTGACCCATATCTTCGCTTCAAAGTTTCCACTGCAACGGAGTAGTTTGCGTTGGTCGCCGCTATTCCCGAAACCGTCTCAAGTGCTGAACCCTTTAGGCAGCTCAGGAGGTACATTAGTTTCTCAGATTCCTGTAACTCTCTATGGTGTACATTAGCTGCAAACCGGTCCCAAAATTCGCACCATTTTAACTTGTCCCCCGAAAAGGAGGGAAGGCTTAGTTCGGGCAGTTTGGATTTCTTAACGGTTTCCTTCTGTCTTTTGGAGATCTGCCACGCAACTTCCAATTCCGTCAACAGATCTTCAGCCACTAATTGATTCTGAGTTAATTCAATAACATCCGCATCTGGTACTGCGTTTAAGTATTGGAATAACTCCTTCTCAAAACTCCCCAAGCATTGCCTCAATTTTAAGTGGATTGCCGTGAACTCCTCTTCACTGACCGCTCCTTCTGCTTGCAACTGCTCCCAGAGGGCTTGAGAGTCCGCAATCACCTTTTGCAATTTGTCATGGCGCAGCTGAACCCGGCTGTAGAAACTTGCCATGGTGACAGCCTGAAAACCGTGCTGCCGTACAATAGTTTTCCTTCTTTTTTTTTCGCTCCGGACGGTGGAATTGAATACGCGTAGCGTACGTATCACAAAACTCGTCTCAAACTGGCCAGGTACATTCCCTACTTCTTTGTGCAGCTGCAATTTTGCTGCAAC belongs to Cydia splendana chromosome 26, ilCydSple1.2, whole genome shotgun sequence and includes:
- the LOC134803058 gene encoding uncharacterized protein LOC134803058 produces the protein METSTPSTTVDIQTKRDVTRQFTVNVVPRITDRVPVTSFKYPGVDIVADDDTVGEVVDVLIGNDYFGAILTGRKIQVSEDFWLLDTDFGWVPSGKLAPEERSGVLSVVTYCQCHTPSCPYFSEPDLPLRNIDVRFLWSLENLGITDSPKATRQEEAVRHFNETAQHQEGRYLVKWPWIEYPPDLPSNFGLALGRLKSNLKRLDLQLIKEYDLILKEQLDLGIIEVVTRGSDLNGDHPIHYLAHHMVKQDGGGKGRIVYDASAKSTGQKSLNECLYSGPSMLEDLTELLLKFRTKRYGILADVEKAFLQVALQEDDRDVTRFLWLKDTTKEATEDNLLYLRFCRVPFGVVASPFLLTATIRHYISQSNKALLKQVADKCYVDNLVTGADGLQEAKQIYEQTRTVFEQLSMNMRDWISNNQSFMDMIPECHRSVKHGQVKVLGLMWNVEEDTLKLNLTENHFSTNPPIDTKRKVLRALARVYDPCGFVCPLMLSMKLIFQNICEKKCKWDTELPTEMTQSVKKVMEGLKSIVDTEVPRYIGTDISRSDLKYHLHCFTDASKDAYAAVIYLKVIEDGQGKSVSLLMAKSHVSQTKDKDELKIPKLELLGFLIGSRLLKYVRNNLDLDIEKEYLWSDSLVVLSWMRSNKLLPPFVANRVNEIKRDHPNTEMFYVHTKANPADIATRPELFGEKRQLWFNGPQFLAKEESCWPQNRLYEAHQNLLSVGEVLGDDPGEPTQVVPIGDDADQSEDLEQGSPSDPVELMDTQDLSMPTESGEYPTDGNMELDNPENHSEGDIQQQTIVAKIVSEIKDLQRKHFQEELDGKRTHLARNLDLFVDVDGLLRCRGRMANTTWSYDMKYPILLPKNSEFTDRIIKETHESNYHVGAPHTLSIIRERYWIPQGKAQVMKVLKRCTQCVKHGGGPYRLPATPALPPERVNYNRPFTYTGVDYLGPLFVSTQTGKEKRWVALFTCLTVRAIHLEIVKDLSAEECLLALRRFIAGRNKPQRMYSDNATCFKLVAAMVQQPYCVKNDIQWKFICQLAPWHGGFYERLVALVKHCLKRTLEKHLLNDTRLLTVIKEVETVLNSRPLTRVGTDVEHVLCPADFLSLGQCLTMRPSAADIPTCNTVTKSDLFESWKRGYNILAEFKRMFVMQYLASLRERYNNSPKQPRVKSYRSPQVGDVVQVKSDLKNRNLWKVGKIHELIKGSDGECRVARVKVDDSTLTRSIGHLYPLEVDDETPEVEPVAGGSAEIGEDSRELGVPNRVNDHHVPVLVEQPEVDADDLAECDMTSHNEVPPPEEQPEERGVGRSKRIAAIRARDKILEWTRHLLALLH
- the LOC134803059 gene encoding uncharacterized protein LOC134803059, whose amino-acid sequence is MASFYSRVQLRHDKLQKVIADSQALWEQLQAEGAVSEEEFTAIHLKLRQCLGSFEKELFQYLNAVPDADVIELTQNQLVAEDLLTELEVAWQISKRQKETVKKSKLPELSLPSFSGDKLKWCEFWDRFAANVHHRELQESEKLMYLLSCLKGSALETVSGIAATNANYSVAVETLKRRYGSTNTLIDAHYTALNNLQKADYTSASCRSVLDSVERNIRVLEKLGEPVGGNHLRALVLSKFPEQVIREHHLIGEGTDLMAIRNSLDRIITAMEVSTKYRVHCRAWQ